In Mustela lutreola isolate mMusLut2 chromosome 4, mMusLut2.pri, whole genome shotgun sequence, the genomic stretch gaatgaactattgAAACATGGGAAGTACTGGacattcagtttctctctctacctgggCAGTGGTGGAGGAGGTGTGGACCAGGCACAGCTTGTTGGCCAGTTGCCATTCTCTCCCCATGACTGGACCCAGCTTGTCAGCTGCTGTGCCAGGTAAGCTCTGAACCCTGGAACCTCAAGAGCCCTGTGCCAGTCCCAAGGCCCTCACCTGTGTAGAAGCACAGCAGCCAGGTGCCCAGCAGTGGGGCAAAGGTCTGGCCCGGCTTGGTCACCAGGGCCACCATGCCAAAGAGAAGAGCTGAGGCCGCCTGCTTGCGGCGGTTCAGGACCAGGTCCTCATCCACCAGGTCAGTGACCACCAGGGTCAGCAGCTTACAGGTGCCCTCCGTGAAGACGCGGTTGCTGCCAACGAAGAAAGGGGGAGGCAAGGATGACCAGGTGGAGCGGAggtggagggggtgagggagggcgGCGCAGGCATACCTGGCAATGAAGAGGCAGAGGAGGCCGGGGCGGTCGGGGCCAGCCAACAGCATGAGCAGGCTCAGGCCCAGCTTGAGCAGGAAGAGCCCCCGCACCACGGCGTAGACGCCCCAGCGCCGGCACAAGGGCAGGAAGTAGAGGTTGTTGAGGTGGGGGGCCACGTAGGAGATGCCTGGACAGAAGGGCGCAGCCTTGTCAGGGGGCGCTGCCAGCGCACATGCCCGCCGCGGGCGTCAGAGCGGGCACGGACGGAAGCCTCCCGACATGCCGGGCTCTGCGCCACGAGCTTCACGTCCACTTATTTAATCCTCTCCACCCTTCAGGATCAGTCCTGTGATTGCCCCTGCCTCACAGATGGTAAGTGGAGGCCCAAAGAGACTAAAGAAAACACACCCAAGGACGCACAGTGAACAAGCAGTCAAGACGCGCACCCAAGCCTGTCAGCCGCGCTGTGAGGGGCGCCATCACCGAGACCACAGCGGCCACACCCTGCTCGCACCGCAACccgctcccaccccctcctcccacagctgAGCGGGAGGCTGGAGGCAGCGCCAGggaccccgccccccgcccctgcacCCCTGCGAGCTGCGCCTGCAGCTGGGCGGCAAGCTTCGGGCCTTCCAGCCTGCCTGCGGCACCCACTCACCCAACAGGAAGGAGCCCGTGGAGAGGGAGATGTGGTCTGACAACAGATGCtccaggaagagggggaagaagtTGCTGTTGAAGTGGCAGTGAAAGACCTGCAACCCAACGGCCCCCGTGAGGAGGCTGCtgggctggaggggagctgggagcAGGCCGGAAGCCGACTGGGGAGCGCCGAGAACAAGAGCAGGCTTTCACCCCATGTCCCTCCCCACGGAACATGCCAGAATAAAACCCAACACCAGATTCCTGTTGCTCATCTAATTTTGCTAAAAGGTAGAAGGAATGATTAAAACTGTCAAAATGAATGattaagtttttttctctttaattgatAACACTTTTGTAAAACAATCTTGTTGGTATAAACACCATCTATTTCTGAATTTAGCTAGCTTACATGCTACAGGTGTTTCAGGCGCGGCATttagtgttttaaaaagattgtcACAGAGTTCCCCAGGGGCACCTCTTTCTCACAGCTTCCTTTTGCAGGTGAAGACACAGCTGCCCTGAGAGACAGacctgcctaaggtcacacagggaGTGAGGACTTCTGATGGTCCTAGAATCCAGGCCTTTCAACGAACAGACCTGTGTCCCAGCTAACAAATCACCCAGCAGTGCTCACATGAGGCCCAGCTTTTAAGGCGCCTGCTCCCCTGAGTGAGGCACATCCTGGCTGtcggtggggggttgggggggatgctGCTCCCATACCTGCACCAGGTCCATGCCCACGAACCATAGGAAGTTCCGGTGACGTGCCAGCTGCTGGAGGTACTGGCCGAGAGTGATGCTGCCTGCATCCTGGCAGCCTGTGAGCAGCTCCTCTCCGCACAGGCTACAGGGCACAGGGGAGTCACCCAtggcctggggctgggccagAGCCATCTGCCACCCCCAGGCAGCCGCCCATGCCCCAGGGGACTCTGTGTGCTGCGGGGAACCCAGGGCGCTGGGCCAGGCCACTCACCCGCCATCCGCAGCCAGGGCTGGGCACTCTGGCTGCCTGCCAGCTGCCTCAACCTGCCGCCTAAGCAGCTGTGTGGCCCCCACAAAGCCGAGCCCAGAGCCAGTGGCCAGTGCCACGCAGAAGGCGCGGAAGGAAGAGAAATCTTCCTTGTTCCAGAAGGCATAGGAggcaaagacagagagggagccagCCGCACTGAAGAGGGAGCAGTAGAAGTTGAGGTGGGTACGGTCGTGCGCAGAGAGGGCCAGGTCAGCCAGCAAGGCATGATGATGCAGGTCCACGAGTGTCAGGAAGCCATCATAGAGGCATAGGCACAGCAAGAACTGCAGGCCAGCTGGGGCCCAGGGCACCCAGAATGCCAGGAATGAGAGTGCCAGCAGCGGCCCATGCCAGCCCAGGGCCCGCACCCGTGCCAGCACCACGGCCCTCGAGGAGAGCCCAATGCCCGACCTGccaaggagaggaggaaaggtgGGAGTGGCTCTTACCAATTTGGCTAGCCCCAGTTCCCCCTCTGCCCAGGCCCCAAAGGGAGGACAGAGGCCCAGAGTATGAAACTCACACCAGAGTGAGCCCACTGAGCCCCCTGTCCTCAGCCTCTGACTTAGGAAGCAAAAGAGGTATACTTTCTCATCTGCTCTCTTGTGAGCCTGCCAGGGTTGATGGCCAAGGGGTGGTGGGATACCTATTTCTCAGGGTTTGGCTCAAGCAGGGATGGAGTCAAGATAATTGCCAGAAGCAGCAGAGAGGGTCTGCTGTACAGCTCCCAGTTCTGAGGACCTGACAAGCCAAGCTGGGGTAAATCTCTCCCCAGGTGAACAAGGCAACAGTTAGTCAAGGCCACTTCTCCCACTTGCCTGACCTTGGGAAGGGAGGGAGTTGGCCCAAAGCTGAaaatgctctccctttctctccccaccccaaacacaGGCACCCTTGGGGAGGGGTCGGGCGGGATAGGACCCGCTGTGAGCCATCCCCAGGACACAAACCGGGGCTGAGAGCTGAGGAAGTGACGGTCACTCAGCCAGCCGAAGAGGGGGTCGTTGAGGCTGTTCCAGAGGAGAAACACCGTCTGTgggcagaggggagatggggcAGGTGGGCTCTAGGCAGCCTCTTCTCCAGAGTTTTCCCTACCCAGCCTGTTCGCCACCCCTCAAAGGTGAGTCCCGCTTTCCTGCCTGCAAACCTTTGCTCAGGGCAGTCCCTCTGCTAAAACCCACTCCACCAGCCACTGCCCCCATCAGACGCTCACCTACCCAGGGCAAATTTATCCAGCTGACAAGTTAACCTATGTGAATACATTTTGTCATATATGTGAATATTTAGAACCATGCCAGGCTCAGAGGACAGGGGCCAGGAGAAGGAGGAGTCAACACCTCCAGCTCCAGCTTTTCTTACTAGATCGCGGTGGGCAACCTGGCCTGCCCCATGCTCTGGACTGGGTGGGACCTAGCCCTGCGATCTGCCCAGCTCTgcgccgccccccccacccccagtgctgGCCTACCTCTCCAACCCAGAAGGCAGCTTTGTTGATCTTGTACACTGAGACAAAGGTGTCCACATAGTAAAGCAGGAACACATTGTGCAGGATAGAGATGAAGAGGGCCAGGGAGCCATAGACCACAGCAGTAGGAAGGCCCAGCATCCAGGCCTGGAGCCTGCCCAGCCCCATGGCTGCCAGCTTGGCGTCAGCTCCAGCAACACTGAGGAGTGCTCACATCCTTCAAGAGCAGTCTGGCCATCCTTGTCCCTGGGGGAGAAAGTTAGCTGCAGGGATCAGAGCCAGCTCTGCTCCTAACCCCAGACCTCTGAATCATTTAAAAACTCGTTTCCGGGGgtggctgtgtggctcagtcggttgagcatctgcctttggcttgggttatgatctcagggtgctgggattgagacTCCCGTctagctccctgttcagtgggaagtctgctgtTTTTCCCTTCCCCTACACTCTACGACCACTGCCGCCCACCGCCCCAGctcatggaaataaataaagtaataaatcttaaagaagaaaaaaaaaaaacccacaacctcATTTCCACTGGGAGAAAGTTTGTACACAAAACAAAGCTAGAGATTCATCAATAACATAACAACCGAAACAGTGCTAGTCTGGATACCACTATCTGAGTTAACCCAAGAAAACTGATAAAAGCGTGGGAAAAAAAGGCAGGCATCCAACAAGTTCGAAGCCAGGTCATGGGCTAGGACACTGTGCTCAGTATTTTCTTTCATCTACACTATCTTATCACAAAAACCTTAACAATCTGGACATGCCAGCTGTGAGTCTGGGCACACAATGCCCCTATAACCTCAGGCAAGCTACTTAACCTgggctcagtttcttcttctgtaaaagggaaaaaaggatgaTCATGCCTACTCTGCAGAGGAATATAAAGATCAAGGGAGGTAACTCAGGGAAAGTGCTTGATAAATGGATAGTGGTGGTGtcatgatttatatttatataaatataatgatatgtatttataaaatccctacaaAATTTATGGCACTCGTACAATGTGAAAAGAGAGCAATGCGAagctcagagatgttaagtaacttgcccaatgtCATACAGCAAAAAAGTAGGAGATTTTTCTGGTTCTAAAGTCTGCCACTTGACCTTCTAAATCAGGTTCCTATGCGCTGCTGGGTAGAACAGAGAGTGTTGCTGTGATGTCAGGTTCCACAGGTATATAAGAGTGATAGAATCCACAACCGCTCACACACTTTGATTCTGGAAATCCCATCTCAAGAAATGAACCCCAAAGGAACATGTACAAAGACATTCAAGGCAGCAATGGTAATAAACAGCAAAAAGTTGGACATGGCCCAACAATGCAATAAAGGGACTGGCTCAGCAAGGCAGATGCTCCCCAGAGAAGGCAAGCCTGTGGGCCACCTCAACACATAGATGAGAAATTCAAGAACCTGTTATGGGAAAAGAGTGAACAAAGCacagtgggggtgcctggctgccaaCTGGTCTGACTTGTACACAGAGGCTGGACAGACAAAcatgagagggaaggaaataaaagtcaGATCTTTATTAGAGCAGGCCTTCTTAAACTGGAAAGTGCTTTCAAGTTATGTGGGTAATTCATCAGAATGCAGATTTTGACTCAGGAGGTCTGGGGAGGAATCAGCTTCTGCACTTCGaaaggggtgcccaggtggcgaCCACGGGGCCATGACCGCAGTTTAGGCAGTGAGGCATTGAATCTTTTTTTAGATTCAAAGCTTTCATCctcttttcagaaaaataacCCTGTGTCTGACCCCCAGAGGGAAGCTTAGAGGATTTCCTTCTCTCCAGTTCCCCATTGTGAGTTAAATCATACCCCCCAAAAGAGATATGCTCAAACCCTAACCTCTAGCACCTGTAAGTGTGAGCTTATTTGGAACCAGGATCTGGGCAGATGTAACCAAGTTAAGATGAGATCATAGTGAATTTGGGTGGGCCCTTACAGGGACATGGAAAtttagacacagagacagacacatcCAGAAGGAAGGTGGCTatgtgaggacagaggcagaaagtGGAACGATGTAGCTAGAAGCCAAGGAGTGCAAGGACTGcaggcaaccaccagaagctaggaggaagcaaggaaggattcttccctagagcctccagagggagcgTGACCAGCTGGAGTTGTTTTGGACCCTGAGACAAtacattttggttgttttaagctacccagtttgtggtaatctgttccagcagccctaggaaactcaCACATACCCTTGGGGGCTGTTCCTCTCTGAGTCCTTGTAACACCATGCCTGACCACGTGTGCGATCTACATGTTAGTGTatgcacgcatgcacacgcacatacagatacacacagCTGAAACTTCTGCTTCCCATCATAGTCAGGCCCTGGAGAGCCAACTTCAGCCCGTCTAACAGCAGTGACTCCCAGGACCTGTCCTTGCCCCATGACCCACGAAGGCTCCCACTCTGTGCCCACTCTTCTAGGGCCTCTGCCCAGCCCAGCCTTCCCTGGGTCTTCAAGCCACTCTTTCCTCTAGCCCCGCCTTTGTCCTTGGTAGTGCCCCTGCtggaagcagcctcccctctccccatccttCAAGAGCCAGCACTGTGTCCAGACTCTCTCCAGCCCCTTACAGATGCCTCCTGCCACCATACCACAGACTCTCCTGCCTGCCCCCATAACAACCTGACTGTGTGGTTTCTCAGGTCAGAGCCTGTCTCTCTGTCCTCCATCTCCTTCGGGGAGGGTGGACTGGACACGACCACTCTCT encodes the following:
- the MFSD13A gene encoding transmembrane protein 180 isoform X1; translated protein: MAAAALGAGTCRGAVPGAARSQSPAGGGGRGWGSCRPGARRRTDSHLAPGSRRIRLRLPRYWDKDGQTALEGCEHSSVLLELTPSWQPWGWAGSRPGCWAFLLLWSMAPWPSSSLSCTMCSCFTMWTPLSQCTRSTKLPSGLERSGIGLSSRAVVLARVRALGWHGPLLALSFLAFWVPWAPAGLQFLLCLCLYDGFLTLVDLHHHALLADLALSAHDRTHLNFYCSLFSAAGSLSVFASYAFWNKEDFSSFRAFCVALATGSGLGFVGATQLLRRQVEAAGRQPECPALAADGGLCGEELLTGCQDAGSITLGQYLQQLARHRNFLWFVGMDLVQVFHCHFNSNFFPLFLEHLLSDHISLSTGSFLLGISYVAPHLNNLYFLPLCRRWGVYAVVRGLFLLKLGLSLLMLLAGPDRPGLLCLFIASNRVFTEGTCKLLTLVVTDLVDEDLVLNRRKQAASALLFGMVALVTKPGQTFAPLLGTWLLCFYTGHDLFQQPPLTPVGSAQPWPEPPAPAPAQAPTLRQGCFYLLVLVPITCALLQLFTWSQFTLHGRRLHMVKAQRQNLSRAQTLDVKMV
- the MFSD13A gene encoding transmembrane protein 180 isoform X3, whose amino-acid sequence is MGLGRLQAWMLGLPTAVVYGSLALFISILHNVFLLYYVDTFVSVYKINKAAFWVGETVFLLWNSLNDPLFGWLSDRHFLSSQPRSGIGLSSRAVVLARVRALGWHGPLLALSFLAFWVPWAPAGLQFLLCLCLYDGFLTLVDLHHHALLADLALSAHDRTHLNFYCSLFSAAGSLSVFASYAFWNKEDFSSFRAFCVALATGSGLGFVGATQLLRRQVEAAGRQPECPALAADGGLCGEELLTGCQDAGSITLGQYLQQLARHRNFLWFVGMDLVQVFHCHFNSNFFPLFLEHLLSDHISLSTGSFLLGISYVAPHLNNLYFLPLCRRWGVYAVVRGLFLLKLGLSLLMLLAGPDRPGLLCLFIASNRVFTEGTCKLLTLVVTDLVDEDLVLNRRKQAASALLFGMVALVTKPGQTFAPLLGTWLLCFYTGHDLFQQPPLTPVGSAQPWPEPPAPAPAQAPTLRQGCFYLLVLVPITCALLQLFTWSQFTLHGRRLHMVKAQRQNLSRAQTLDVKMV
- the MFSD13A gene encoding transmembrane protein 180 isoform X2, which codes for MGLGRLQAWMLGLPTAVVYGSLALFISILHNVFLLYYVDTFVSVYKINKAAFWVGETVFLLWNSLNDPLFGWLSDRHFLSSQPRSGIGLSSRAVVLARVRALGWHGPLLALSFLAFWVPWAPAGLQFLLCLCLYDGFLTLVDLHHHALLADLALSAHDRTHLNFYCSLFSAAGSLSVFASYAFWNKEDFSSFRAFCVALATGSGLGFVGATQLLRRQVEAAGRQPECPALAADGGLCGEELLTGCQDAGSITLGQYLQQLARHRNFLWFVGMDLVQVFHCHFNSNFFPLFLEHLLSDHISLSTGSFLLGISYVAPHLNNLYFLPLCRRWGVYAVVRGLFLLKLGLSLLMLLAGPDRPGLLCLFIARYACAALPHPLHLRSTWSSLPPPFFVGSNRVFTEGTCKLLTLVVTDLVDEDLVLNRRKQAASALLFGMVALVTKPGQTFAPLLGTWLLCFYTGHDLFQQPPLTPVGSAQPWPEPPAPAPAQAPTLRQGCFYLLVLVPITCALLQLFTWSQFTLHGRRLHMVKAQRQNLSRAQTLDVKMV
- the MFSD13A gene encoding transmembrane protein 180 isoform X4; translated protein: MGLGRLQAWMLGLPTAVVYGSLALFISILHNVFLLYYVDTFVSVYKINKAAFWVGETVFLLWNSLNDPLFGWLSDRHFLSSQPRLCGEELLTGCQDAGSITLGQYLQQLARHRNFLWFVGMDLVQVFHCHFNSNFFPLFLEHLLSDHISLSTGSFLLGISYVAPHLNNLYFLPLCRRWGVYAVVRGLFLLKLGLSLLMLLAGPDRPGLLCLFIASNRVFTEGTCKLLTLVVTDLVDEDLVLNRRKQAASALLFGMVALVTKPGQTFAPLLGTWLLCFYTGHDLFQQPPLTPVGSAQPWPEPPAPAPAQAPTLRQGCFYLLVLVPITCALLQLFTWSQFTLHGRRLHMVKAQRQNLSRAQTLDVKMV